In Planctomicrobium piriforme, the following proteins share a genomic window:
- a CDS encoding putative metallopeptidase → MELSTGRVATLGPFDFTQSMVALCHDITERHEAFAHIDVSRIAVCFSQTRSRVLHGLQAKLTPMRFEGGALECRRRGRKWTVQRLYVGQREMYYILTFYLPRFLDHTFSEKFITILHELYHISPNFDGDIRRFGGRYHVHSASQQDYDGQMDVYAREYLSSKPPEQLYNFLRHDFRTILRQHGGVIGLQVPIPKLIPLDQLKSA, encoded by the coding sequence ATGGAACTGTCCACCGGTCGAGTCGCCACGCTGGGACCGTTCGATTTCACGCAGTCGATGGTCGCCTTGTGCCACGACATCACGGAACGCCATGAAGCGTTCGCACACATCGACGTCTCCCGCATCGCCGTCTGCTTCTCTCAGACCCGATCAAGGGTACTGCATGGCCTGCAGGCGAAGCTGACCCCCATGCGGTTCGAAGGGGGAGCGCTCGAGTGCCGTCGCCGCGGTCGCAAGTGGACGGTCCAGCGGCTCTATGTCGGGCAGCGCGAGATGTACTACATCCTCACGTTCTATCTGCCGCGCTTTCTCGACCACACCTTCTCCGAGAAATTCATCACGATTCTGCACGAGCTGTATCACATCAGCCCGAACTTCGACGGCGACATTCGCCGCTTCGGCGGTCGGTATCACGTCCATTCGGCCAGCCAGCAGGACTACGACGGCCAGATGGACGTCTACGCCCGCGAGTACCTGTCGAGCAAGCCGCCCGAGCAGCTCTACAACTTCCTCCGGCACGACTTCCGCACCATTCTCAGACAACACGGCGGAGTCATCGGGCTGCAGGTGCCGATTCCCAAACTGATCCCGCTCGACCAGCTCAAGTCGGCGTAA
- a CDS encoding bL17 family ribosomal protein — protein MRHRVKGRILGRNASHRKAMFKNMAASLIKTVRFEEGAEGAPKVAGRIITTTPKAKELRPFVEKLITLAKNALPHEENAKQFATSADKNSPEWKKWRESDQWVKWSTAKSPAVTARRRAFAALRDIEAVDILFSELAPRFADRNGGYTRILRLAKPRLGDSGERAMIEFVGEHDRVKSRRTAPVVVNDEPAAAKS, from the coding sequence ATGCGACATCGCGTCAAAGGCCGTATCCTCGGCCGTAATGCCAGCCACCGTAAAGCCATGTTCAAGAACATGGCCGCCAGCCTGATCAAGACTGTCCGCTTTGAAGAAGGTGCCGAAGGCGCTCCCAAAGTGGCCGGACGAATCATCACCACGACTCCCAAGGCGAAAGAACTTCGCCCGTTCGTGGAAAAGCTGATCACCCTCGCCAAGAATGCCCTGCCGCACGAAGAGAACGCGAAGCAGTTCGCAACTTCGGCCGACAAGAATTCCCCCGAGTGGAAGAAGTGGCGTGAATCGGATCAGTGGGTGAAATGGTCGACCGCCAAGTCTCCGGCTGTCACAGCCCGCCGTCGCGCCTTTGCCGCTCTTCGCGACATTGAAGCCGTCGACATCCTGTTCTCCGAACTCGCGCCGCGCTTCGCTGATCGCAACGGCGGCTACACCCGCATCCTGCGTCTGGCGAAGCCCCGTCTGGGCGATTCCGGCGAACGGGCGATGATCGAGTTCGTTGGCGAACACGATCGCGTCAAGTCCCGTCGGACTGCTCCGGTCGTCGTCAATGACGAACCCGCTGCTGCCAAGTCCTGA
- a CDS encoding DNA-directed RNA polymerase subunit alpha yields MRIRWRNLELPSRVAPNPDTLTSTYGMFVAEPFERGFGHTLANSLRRILLSSLEGSAITRVKIAGIQHEFTTIPGVVEDVTDICLNLKSLVVKNYSSTSKTLRIERHERGVVTGADVITDDQVEVVNKDLIIATMTDDVPLSMELTAENGRGYVPATEAYEKSPELGVIPLDAAFSPVTRVRYKVEDTRVGQRTNYDKLTLEIWTDGTVKPDMALVEASKILRKHLNPFINYQEPGPELPPEAGLKGMLEATGYSPIDLELEDKLNQSLAELNLSVRATNCLESEGITSVRDLVGRSEDQLLTVRNFGETTLYEVRERLGEIGLRLGMRVPDRMKKPART; encoded by the coding sequence ATGAGAATTCGCTGGCGTAATCTGGAATTGCCGAGTCGGGTCGCCCCGAACCCGGACACGCTCACTTCGACCTACGGCATGTTCGTGGCCGAGCCGTTCGAGCGCGGTTTTGGTCATACCCTGGCCAACAGCCTGCGTCGCATCTTGCTGTCGAGCCTCGAAGGCAGCGCCATTACCCGCGTGAAGATCGCTGGAATTCAGCACGAATTCACAACGATCCCCGGCGTGGTCGAAGACGTCACTGACATCTGCCTGAATCTGAAATCGCTGGTCGTCAAGAACTACAGCAGCACGTCCAAGACGTTGCGAATCGAACGGCACGAGCGGGGCGTGGTGACCGGCGCTGACGTCATCACCGACGATCAGGTCGAAGTCGTCAACAAAGACCTCATCATCGCCACGATGACCGACGACGTTCCGCTCAGCATGGAACTGACGGCTGAAAACGGCCGCGGCTATGTTCCGGCCACGGAAGCCTACGAAAAGAGCCCCGAACTGGGCGTGATTCCCCTCGACGCCGCCTTCTCGCCGGTGACCCGAGTCCGTTACAAGGTGGAAGACACCCGCGTCGGCCAGCGTACGAACTACGACAAGCTGACCCTGGAAATCTGGACCGACGGTACCGTGAAGCCCGATATGGCTCTCGTCGAAGCGTCGAAGATTCTCCGCAAGCACCTGAACCCGTTCATCAACTACCAGGAACCCGGCCCGGAACTGCCGCCAGAAGCAGGCCTCAAAGGCATGCTGGAAGCGACCGGTTACTCGCCGATCGACCTGGAGCTGGAAGACAAGCTCAATCAAAGCCTGGCAGAACTGAATCTGTCGGTGCGTGCGACGAACTGCCTGGAATCCGAAGGCATCACTTCGGTTCGGGATCTGGTCGGCCGGTCGGAAGACCAGTTGCTCACAGTTCGCAACTTTGGTGAAACAACACTGTACGAAGTGCGGGAACGGCTCGGCGAGATCGGTCTGCGTCTGGGCATGCGAGTGCCCGACCGGATGAAGAAGCCGGCGCGGACATAA
- the rpsK gene encoding 30S ribosomal protein S11: protein MAKVKQKKRVRRNVTRGVAHIKATFNNTTVSIADTNGEVLCWASAGTVGFKGSRKSTPFAAQRAAETCADRARKFGIRELEIRVKGPGSGRESAITGLQVGGISVKSIEDVTPLPHNGCRPRKRRRV, encoded by the coding sequence GTGGCAAAGGTGAAGCAGAAGAAACGCGTGCGTCGCAATGTGACCCGCGGCGTCGCCCATATCAAGGCGACCTTCAACAACACGACCGTGTCGATTGCCGACACGAACGGCGAAGTTCTGTGCTGGGCCTCGGCCGGCACCGTCGGATTCAAGGGATCTCGGAAAAGCACTCCGTTCGCCGCTCAGCGGGCAGCGGAAACCTGTGCTGACCGGGCTCGCAAGTTCGGGATTCGTGAACTCGAAATTCGAGTCAAGGGTCCAGGTTCGGGTCGCGAAAGCGCGATCACCGGCCTGCAGGTGGGCGGCATTTCGGTGAAGTCGATCGAAGACGTCACGCCGCTGCCGCACAACGGCTGCCGTCCCCGCAAGCGCCGTCGCGTCTAG
- the rpsM gene encoding 30S ribosomal protein S13 — translation MPRVLGVDIPNEKPTYISLTYLLGVGNVRSIEICRTLGLNPQRRARELSEDDIQRINSLLDGKYVVEGQLRRQTADHIGRLKSIQCYRGIRHRKGLPVRGQNTQSNARTRKGVKKTVAGKKGVKDARH, via the coding sequence ATGCCTCGCGTACTCGGGGTCGATATCCCCAACGAAAAGCCGACTTACATCTCCCTGACCTATCTGCTGGGCGTGGGCAACGTTCGTTCCATTGAAATCTGTCGCACGCTGGGGCTCAACCCGCAGCGCCGGGCTCGTGAGCTCAGCGAAGACGACATTCAGCGGATCAACTCTCTGCTCGACGGCAAGTATGTCGTCGAAGGGCAGTTGCGTCGCCAGACGGCCGATCACATTGGCCGCTTGAAGTCGATTCAGTGCTACCGCGGCATCCGCCATCGTAAGGGTCTGCCGGTTCGCGGCCAGAATACGCAGTCCAATGCCCGTACCCGCAAAGGTGTGAAGAAAACCGTTGCCGGTAAGAAGGGCGTGAAGGACGCGCGTCACTAA
- the rpmJ gene encoding 50S ribosomal protein L36, with protein MKVRSSVKRICEHCKTVRRKGRNYVICSANPRHKQRQG; from the coding sequence ATGAAGGTTCGCTCAAGCGTAAAACGCATTTGTGAGCACTGTAAGACGGTTCGCCGCAAGGGTCGGAACTACGTCATTTGCTCGGCCAATCCCCGTCATAAGCAGCGTCAAGGATAG